The genomic region TGCTTATTATTTTAACTCTATCCTTTGTTCTTATCTTACTTGAGCTAAGTGAAAAGAAAACAGGGATTCTTCCAATTGAAAATCCATTACAATTCACAAAAAATTAAATAAACTGGAATCATATAAATCAAAATGGTTGTTTACCCAATGAAAAAATCAGAGATATCAAAAAGATTAGAGACAGTCTTAATAGCAGTAATAACTTTGCTTTTTGCAGCTTACTTAATGATCTCAATCAGGAGTTCGCATGGAACTGAGTTCATAACAAATTTAAGCAATGAATCAGCAGAAGGTTTTAACAGTTCAAACAGAATGTTATCTGACAATCCAATCCTAATTTATGAGATAATGCCCAACACCAGAGTACAAGTTTATGGCTACTGGGTAAAATTTAACAGAACGACAATTGAAACTGTCAATTCAGATGGTTTCAGAGGCAGGGATTACTCAATTGAGAAGCCAAAAGGTGTTTATAGGATAATTGTGCTGGGGGATTCATTTACTGAGGGATTTGGTGTAAATGATAATGAAACTTTTTCCTATTGCCTTGAGCAGATGCTTAACTCTCTAAATATCAGCGGTAAAAGATTTGAAGTGCTGAATCTTGGCGTGGGAGGATACAACACTCTGCAGGAGGTGGAGCAATTAAAAGTAAAAGGGCTCAAATACAATCCTGACCTTGTCATAATTGCCCATCACGCAAGCGATGTTGAAAATATTAGTGAAATAGAAAAAAATACTAATGAGATGTATGCCTCTTACCTTAAGGAAACTGCAATTATAAATAATAACATTTCTCATAATATCCTAGCATACTTCCGCCAGAAAGCATTTGAAATTTTTTATAAAAAAATATTTTATGATGTCCACGCACACTTTCGCCAGAAAGCATTTGACATTTTTTATAAAGAAATTGCAAACATGCCATTTGAGCAGGTATTCGAGAACGTGAGACAGCCCATGGAAGCCCTCTA from Candidatus Woesearchaeota archaeon harbors:
- a CDS encoding SGNH/GDSL hydrolase family protein, which codes for MVVYPMKKSEISKRLETVLIAVITLLFAAYLMISIRSSHGTEFITNLSNESAEGFNSSNRMLSDNPILIYEIMPNTRVQVYGYWVKFNRTTIETVNSDGFRGRDYSIEKPKGVYRIIVLGDSFTEGFGVNDNETFSYCLEQMLNSLNISGKRFEVLNLGVGGYNTLQEVEQLKVKGLKYNPDLVIIAHHASDVENISEIEKNTNEMYASYLKETAIINNNISHNILAYFRQKAFEIFYKKIFYDVHAHFRQKAFDIFYKEIANMPFEQVFENVRQPMEALYNLSLKEDFSLMITHFPEGIYMKREQAEKLSKFSYEKDICYLDFIEAYD